From Daucus carota subsp. sativus chromosome 6, DH1 v3.0, whole genome shotgun sequence, the proteins below share one genomic window:
- the LOC108226662 gene encoding uncharacterized protein LOC108226662: MMKRAFVKNNQHDDAKMQSKYQGLLQDYLELQKEFVAKKKKLRSVIVKRDTLLGEVSFLRRRHKQLLKAKSVTPLALDYDQAHLPSSKGKFVESHRKLSADDTTLKD; the protein is encoded by the exons ATGATGAAAAGGGcttttgtcaaaaacaatcaacaTGATGATGCTAAGATGCAGTCTAAGTATCAAGGCCTCTTGCAAGACTACTTGGAACTGCAAAAG GAATTTGTTGCgaagaagaagaaattgaggagtgTAATTGTGAAGAGGGATACTCTTTTGGGTGAAGTTAG CTTCCTTAGGCGAAGGCATAAACAACTTTTGAAAGCCAAGTCTGTTACGCCACTGGCATTGGATTATGATCAAGCTCATCTGCCCAGTTCAAAGGGAAAATTTGTTGAGAGTCACAGGAAGCTCAGTGCTGATGATACTACATTGAAAGATTAA